In the genome of Cynocephalus volans isolate mCynVol1 chromosome 10, mCynVol1.pri, whole genome shotgun sequence, the window ccaattaccaaaacccccctccctcctccctctcccccctcccacccaacaatgtcctttctgtttgcttgtcgtatcaacttcaaggaattgtagttgttatgtcttcttccccccacccccggtttttttttttgtggtgtgtgtgaattgatttatttatttttagctcccaccaataagtgagaacatgtggtatttctctttctgccaggCACAGGTTTTATTCCAGGCCCTGATGTAAAACAAGAGTTCAAACCAGACAGCACGCTGACTGAAATGAGGCCCTAGCATAATGAGCTTTCTCTAATTCAAATAGACTCTCATGGTCAAAGCCAAAAGCATCATGGGAGCTGTTTTATCTGTCAGTCCCCTGGGCAAGCAAAAGCCCTGATGTGAGGGCAGGTGGGAGCTGGAGATCTCTGTCCCCTCCACTAGCCTTGACTCGGCGTGGACATCTTGCTGGGAGTGCTAAAACAATGTACAATCTGGCCTCTAAGTGCAAGCTGGTTGCTTCATCAGGTGCTCAGCCAAGGACACAGGGATGTGTTGGACTTTGGGAGTGTGTGTGTCTCCAGTGCGGCCCACAAATAACATGGTATTTTCAGACTTTGTGGGCAATTTAAGGGATTACGCTGAACGTTGAGTTTTGCCTTTACGAGCTGATGGTAGTACCTGCCTTCCAAGATGTGACTGTTAACTTGCATTTACCCAGCAACATATCCTAGACAGTTTGCTTAGCATATTACTGCTATGGTTTCATTTGATCTTTGCAGCAATCATAAGAGGTAGGTacagatgaaacaaaaagtcaTAGGTGTAATTTTGCTGTTGAGTGACAGCTGCCATTTAAACCCCAGCTGTCTGCCTGATCATTAGGCTCTTCTACTTCCCAAGGAAggaaccctttttttttttttttaacacaggtTGATGTAGCCAAGAGCTGTCCCAGAACACAGAGCAGGCACTAGGAACAAGGTGTTCAAAATAGCTGATTTCCACTGAGGATAAGGCAGGACTTAACTGAGGAGCTAATGAGCAGCGGGATATGCTTCCCAGAGAGAGGGAGTACTGAACCAGAGGAGAGTTCATCCTGTATGGCCAGAAAGCAGCTAAGGTCCTTCTCAAGACTCCTCTGTTACGCCTGGACCCTTTAGGTAAGGCCTTTTCCTAGTTGTTACCCTGTGACTTGGCAGAGCATCCGCACTGTTACTGGGCCTTTTCTTTGGGACTCAGAGCCACTCTCCGTCTGACTCCTGCCCCTGCCGTGCCCATGTGCCTGCACAAATGCCCATAGCACATATTCATCCTCCCTCCACGTCAGCCTCTCAGCTGTCACTTCTCCCTGGATGTACCTGATTGCAAGAGGCTCATTGTGAGTGGGAGAAAGCCTGGGCATGAGAGGCCAGAGGCCTGGGTTCTAGCCCATGTGTGGCTGCCAACACCCTAGGGACTTCAGGGAAGGGGGGGGAATTTTACCCCCTTCAGCCTTCCAGGTACTGCTGGATGCTTGGCATGAATTTTTTAATCTTCCCATCACCACTGGGAGGTACAGgttcctttttccattttgcagattCGAAAGCTAAGTCTCTTGCTGAAGAATTCAGAGCTAATTAAGAGGCAAACTGGATTCTGACACAAGCCTGTCTGACTTTGTTGCCCCACGCATCACCTCCAAAGTCATTTCCCTCTTCTGAGCCAATGCTTCTACCTGTGGTCACCTACAGTGGGCCCCACATTGTttaggtgctggagatacagcagtgaacaaggtccctgccctcatggagtgaTAAGCCAGTGGGATGACTGATAATAAGCAAATGATGCAGTATGTTGGAAGGTGACCAGAAAAGGCAGTGAAGGGAGTGGGGAGTTGGCACTTGCTATTTAATGTAAGGTGAGAAGAGAAGGCCTCTTTCATAAGATGACAAGTGAGCAgaagtgagggagtgagccagAGGGACATTGGAGGGAAGAGCACTCCAAGctgagggaacagccagtgcaaaggtctTGAAGTGGGAACATGCCTAGCATTTTAGAGAAACGACAGATTCATGTGGTTGGAGCACAGGGAGTAAGGGGGAGACGGAGGAGACAAGGTCACAGAGGGAACAGGTGGCAGATTCTGCATGCAGGTCTTTGGGCCATGGTGAGGACTCTAGCTTTTACTCTGTGGGGATGGAGCCATGAGAGGATTCTGAGCACAGGAGGAATGTGGTCCACTTAAGTGTTCACAGGGTTCGTCTGTGGGGAAGAGACTAAAGTggtggggcagggtgggaagACCAGTGAGGAAGCCACTGCATTAGTTTAGGTTGAAGAGGAGAGTGGCTGGAACATGGAGGGTGCAGCAGATTGGGGAGAAGTGAGGAGAGTCTGGACATATTCTGAAAGTAGAACCGACAGAATTTGTTTACAGATTGGATGTtgtgtgagagagaaagtgaCTGAACAACTGGAAGGATAGAGCTCTttcctgagatggggaagactgtGAGAGCAGAAGATTTGGGGAGGCAGAAATCAGGAGTTAGGTTTTGGACATTATATTTGAAATGGCTCTTAGATATTCCAAGTGAAGATGTCACTTGGTTGGATACAcagatccagagagagagagagagagacagaggaataACAGCAAATAATAATCTATTAATATTAGAATAGGTATGctattatattttacataatatagTGATATTAACAACAATGATTTATTGATTTCACCCTATGGCCTTTCCATCTGTGACATCTCTTGCTCTCACAGTAACCATATGGCATATCAGGGATTGTTACCCTCAGAGaaggaaacaggttcagagaagTTTATGAATTCAACTTAAGATAACACAGCagcaaggctggctggttagctcagctggtttgagcgtggtgttgtaacgccacagttccctgtactggccagctgcaaacaacaacaaaatgaaaagatagtAAGTGGCAGGATCAAGATTGGATCCCAGGTTTGTCCAATTTTGGGACCTGAACGTTTTCTAATCTGTTAGTTGCTTATACAacaaagacccccccccccccccccatataaagatgactggtaaggggatcttaacccttgacttggtgttgtcagcaccacactctccgaagtgagctaaccggccggccCTAAAGACTGTTGATTGTACTGGATAATCCTTAAGGATTCTTTTCAGCTCCAGAGAGCCTTCCTTAAGCTTGGCGAGTCTCTGTTCTGGAGACAAAAGTCCCCCAAACCTGTTAGAATTGTGTGTAGATCAGAAAGTCTGTAGGTATTGAGTGAGCAGGGCGGTTCTCCCaagctttttctttgagttttagtGCCTTGACttcctttctgtttttgcttattttcaggATGCCAGCAGAGTTTCAGATAGGGAGTCTGCAGCTAAGGGGTTAGTGGTTTTACTTTGAGGACATCTGGGTCTAAACCTCTACAAAGAGGGAAGACTTACAAAAGTCATATACAGCCGTTCAGAGTCAACTCCTCCCTCCACACCTAGTCATGTTTCTTGTGACCCCACCTTCCTTTCCACCCAGAGTCCTCCTCTGGGACAAAAGGGATGTAGGCGAAGTTGGTTTTCAGGATTTTATTGGAGGTGTATTTCTGCTGGTGGGACAGGGGCTGCGGGACAGGCCTTCCCAGGTGGGGCCAGAGGAGGCCAGGTGGGGCCAGTCGAAAAGAAGGGGGAAGGTGGGGAACGTCTTTACTCTCGGATCTTCAGTTCCCGCGCCATCTGACAGAGGGCGCAGGGCAGACAAAAGGTGAGAGCCGCCCAGTCGTGCCCGACGGAACCCTAGACGGTAGGAGAGAGAGGTCAGGTGCTCTGCCTTGGGTCCCAGGAGGCCAGACCCCAGCCTCCTGCTCCCGCGGGTCCGGGGCCCGGCGCGCACCTGGATGTGGTAGCGCTCGCGCATGCCGGTGCGGATGGAGTGCAGGCCTCCGGGCAGGTAGGGTGCGCAGCAACACTCGCCGAAGTCGTCGGAGATGCGACAGGCGAGGCACAGGGGAGCGAAAGTGCCGCACAGACCTGGGCCGGGCGCAGGGCGGTCAGGGGCGGGGCCGGCCGGGCGCCTCATGCCGGCTCCGCCCTGCGGAGGGGCGCGGCTGACGGGCCGCGGAGGGGAGTTGAAGGGCCCGGAGGGAAT includes:
- the CNFN gene encoding cornifelin isoform X1; translated protein: MQFEMHDNVKGKAMSYPVTSQPQCASSCYQTQLSDWHTGLTDCCNDMPICLCGTFAPLCLACRISDDFGECCCAPYLPGGLHSIRTGMRERYHIQGSVGHDWAALTFCLPCALCQMARELKIRE
- the CNFN gene encoding cornifelin isoform X2, whose translation is MSYPVTSQPQCASSCYQTQLSDWHTGLTDCCNDMPICLCGTFAPLCLACRISDDFGECCCAPYLPGGLHSIRTGMRERYHIQGSVGHDWAALTFCLPCALCQMARELKIRE